TGCCTGCGTCTCCTTTATCTCAAAAACAAGAAAAAAAGTCGGATGATCTTCAACTTCAAGACAGGGTTAACCAACTCGAAACGCTCCTTTTTGGCTTACAGGAAGAGCTTCAAAAGTCAAAAGAGGCGATCTCCGCTCTCCATTCGCAACTCATTAAGTTATATCAAAAAAGTTTTACGACCTGCGTTCAATGCCATACCGAATTCGATCTTTTAACGCACCATTACAGTATCGGTCTGTATGATAATCTCGTCTTTGTAAAATGTCCGACGTGTCAAAAGAACATGGCGATTGACCGAATTGACGGGTTAAAACGTGAATAGTTACCCGGCGAGCGGAAACGAGCGAAAGGGGGAAGCTTCATCCGGCTCCGCCGGTGAAGGGAACGACGCGAGCCCCTATGAAAAGACGACCCCGGAAAACCTTTTTAAAGGTTTGGTTTGGAACCTGTATAGAGAACATATCAAAAGTTTTTCCCATGCCGCGGTCAAAGGGGAAACCTCCGCAGAAGAAATGAAAAAGACTTTCGTGTCGATCCTTCCGGATTGTCTGGTTAAAATTTTAGGGCAAGAAAAGGTTGGTATGATTGTCCAGTTTCATCATCTCGACAGTTATCCGGCGGCAGAACTCGTCGATATCGTCCAGATTCAAGACTTTTTACAAAAAAAATACGGCGGCGGAAAATTTAAAATCAACCTTTACCACAAGATGAATTTCATGTCGACCAAAAACTATGAGACGCCAGGACCTTTTATTTGGAAGTCGATGATCAAAGAAGATTTGATGTGAAAAACCTGATGAAATTTTTCTGCGTGAGAGCTCTTGTAACAGGCTTTGCCTGGACAAGAGCTGGGGTTCGGGGGCATCGGAGGATTTCACGAAGTGAAACCACACGGGCCCCTGAATACGATCGGTGAAAAAAACGGTTTTTCAACTCGTCATCATATTTCTCGTCATGTATGGGGTTCTTTATGTTTTTATTCAGTTAGGTCCCCAGGAAGCGGAAACAAAAGGAAAAGAAAGAGATATTGAAATCCCCCGCGCTCCGGAGGAGAGTAAAGGGGTAAAAAACCCTCTGCCCAATACCCCGGAAATCATCGCAAAAGGACGCGATATTTATCATGGGAAGGGTACCTGTTTCGTCTGTCACGGAAATACGGGAAAGGGAGACGGACCCTCTGGAGTCGAGCTGAATCCCCGTCCCAGGAATTTCACGAATCCCCGGTTTCAGGAAATACGCACCGACGGGGAACTTTTCTGGGTCATTCGAAATGGGAGCCCTGGAACACGGATGTTTTCGTATTCTCCGGCGGTCATTGACGAAGAGGACTCCTGGGCGGTCATTCATTACCTCCGGACCCTTCCGCTGGAAGCCCAAAAGGAAGC
The sequence above is drawn from the Nitrospirota bacterium genome and encodes:
- a CDS encoding cytochrome c; the protein is MKKTVFQLVIIFLVMYGVLYVFIQLGPQEAETKGKERDIEIPRAPEESKGVKNPLPNTPEIIAKGRDIYHGKGTCFVCHGNTGKGDGPSGVELNPRPRNFTNPRFQEIRTDGELFWVIRNGSPGTRMFSYSPAVIDEEDSWAVIHYLRTLPLEAQKEAAQKPAGSDNPLK